A window from Toxoplasma gondii ME49 chromosome IX, whole genome shotgun sequence encodes these proteins:
- a CDS encoding hypothetical protein (encoded by transcript TGME49_265160~Predicted trans-membrane domain (TMHMM2.0):6-29), translated as MYKYVYVCTYICIYMYIYIYIYAVTHFVLGYECFVELEVLSLSLRILRLHPHGLLLSLPRALESAPGVPTALWRILEFSSRTLSRKMDVFPAFSFGRESESKEKMTHFKERGKKGNEQSLFQFSLPRVAGTLGELTTTTLLLLRIPNQMPTDKETLGEPHRSQ; from the coding sequence atgtataagtacgtatatgtatgtacatatatatgtatatatatgtatatatatatatatatatatgcagttACACATTTTGTATTGGGGTATGAATGCTTTGTAGAACTTGAAGTCCTATCGCTGTCTCTGAGAATTCTTCGGCTTCACCCTCACGGGTTGCTTCTGAGTCTGCCGAGAGCTCTGGAGAGCGCGCCGGGCGTTCCTACGGCTCTCTGGCGCATACTGGAGTTTTCCTCTCGCACTTTGTCGAGGAAAATGGATGTCTTTCCAGCTTTTTCATTCGGGAGGGAATCggaaagcaaagagaagatGACACACTTCAAAGAGAGGGGGAAAAAGGGAAACGAGCAGAGCCTGttccagttctctcttcctcgcgtcgcCGGCACTCTGGGCGAACTCACGACAACAacgttgcttcttctgcgcatTCCGAACCAGATGCCGACTGATAAAGAGACACTTGGAGAGCCGCATCGGTCGCAGTAG